In Verrucomicrobia bacterium CG1_02_43_26, one genomic interval encodes:
- a CDS encoding sodium:calcium symporter, with amino-acid sequence MPHSSHKERWGSQLGIILAVAGSAVGLGNFLRFPGQAAQYGGGAFMLAYFISFLIIGLPIGWGEWIMGRYAGKKGFRSSPGITHAIWKHPMAKYLGIIGVVIPTVVYMFYTYVQAWCLGYAVNFLSNGLNFTSIGESQSFWANFVGISSNGAALSFDLKHVGSYLLIVLAINFFFIYKGLRQGIELFAKWAMPILIILGIIIVIRVLTLGTPDAAKPDNNINNGLGFMWNPNKTVLQEYSPAQNKWENKIEVIGSADIAKREALVQSNPTQYRLQEVSFLTQLKRPQLWLAAASQLFLSLCVGTGVITVFSSYMKENDDVVLSNLTSTSANEFCEVALGGLITIPAGYAFLGAAGMVGQGVFGLGFNVLPMVFSQMPFGWVFGFFFFFLLFIAAVSSVLSMLQPGLAFFQESLGWSRNKCLALLFTITLIGTSLVFFFTEDLKLMDTLNFWVGDFLIFVFATIQIILFSWAFGVRRGFEEANRGAAFAIPKLFIPIAKYICPIFMLSIFIFWVLVDVLGIGGNGLSYYIVDLIGSKDHKANIIAWLGIANIVTLFIIYGIFTYKAKAYKNI; translated from the coding sequence TGTCGGTTTGGGCAACTTCTTGCGCTTCCCCGGCCAAGCGGCTCAATATGGTGGAGGGGCGTTCATGCTAGCTTATTTTATCTCCTTCCTGATCATTGGCCTCCCGATCGGCTGGGGTGAGTGGATTATGGGGCGTTATGCCGGCAAAAAGGGGTTTAGGTCTTCCCCGGGCATCACTCATGCCATTTGGAAGCACCCGATGGCTAAGTATTTGGGCATTATAGGGGTCGTCATCCCTACGGTTGTTTATATGTTTTATACGTATGTCCAAGCGTGGTGTTTGGGCTATGCCGTCAATTTTCTTTCCAATGGGCTCAATTTCACTTCTATAGGAGAATCCCAGTCGTTTTGGGCAAATTTCGTGGGCATCAGCTCAAATGGTGCCGCCTTGTCTTTTGATCTCAAACACGTGGGCAGTTATTTGCTCATCGTCCTAGCGATCAACTTTTTCTTCATCTACAAGGGTCTCAGGCAGGGCATCGAGTTGTTTGCCAAATGGGCCATGCCGATATTAATCATTTTAGGTATCATCATTGTGATCCGCGTTCTCACGTTGGGTACGCCGGATGCCGCTAAGCCGGACAATAATATCAACAATGGTCTGGGTTTCATGTGGAACCCCAATAAGACCGTTCTCCAAGAATATTCACCAGCGCAAAATAAATGGGAAAACAAAATAGAGGTGATCGGTTCTGCAGACATTGCTAAACGAGAAGCCCTAGTCCAATCTAACCCCACCCAATACCGCCTCCAAGAAGTTTCGTTTTTAACTCAACTAAAGCGCCCTCAACTCTGGCTCGCAGCGGCTTCTCAGCTATTCTTATCTTTATGCGTGGGCACAGGTGTCATCACTGTTTTCTCAAGCTATATGAAGGAAAATGATGATGTTGTCTTAAGTAACCTCACCTCTACTTCTGCTAATGAGTTTTGCGAAGTTGCGCTTGGAGGGCTTATCACGATCCCTGCAGGGTACGCTTTCCTAGGAGCAGCTGGCATGGTCGGCCAAGGGGTCTTCGGACTCGGTTTCAATGTCCTGCCGATGGTTTTCAGCCAGATGCCTTTTGGCTGGGTCTTTGGCTTCTTCTTTTTCTTTTTACTATTTATTGCGGCTGTATCGAGTGTTCTTTCCATGCTGCAACCGGGTCTCGCTTTCTTTCAAGAGTCCCTGGGCTGGAGCCGAAATAAATGCCTAGCTTTGCTTTTTACTATAACACTCATTGGTACGTCACTTGTATTCTTCTTCACAGAGGATCTCAAGCTCATGGATACTTTAAACTTCTGGGTAGGCGACTTCCTGATCTTCGTCTTTGCAACGATTCAGATCATCCTCTTCTCCTGGGCTTTTGGGGTTCGTCGTGGGTTTGAGGAAGCAAACCGTGGCGCAGCGTTTGCGATTCCAAAGCTCTTTATACCGATCGCTAAATACATCTGCCCTATCTTCATGCTCAGTATATTCATCTTCTGGGTTTTAGTAGACGTGCTAGGCATCGGTGGTAATGGTTTGAGCTATTATATCGTGGACTTAATCGGCAGTAAGGATCACAAGGCCAACATCATCGCTTGGCTGGGCATAGCCAACATAGTTACCCTTTTCATCATTTACGGAATATTTACCTATAAAGCAAAAGCTTACAAAAACATATAA